A window from Deinococcus sp. Leaf326 encodes these proteins:
- a CDS encoding Xaa-Pro peptidase family protein yields the protein MTMTPPDSRPDSALLDISPQEYRDRRGRLARTLQQEGYGVMVVFGPTRVSYLTGFYFAATERPVAAIITDEGECTLFIPSLETGHVQQQCPELGEAVIYPEYPGGGSGEHPLQTLGRELRARFPQARALAADLDGYEARWGYRGPRLSQVAGVPVHERLELIDDARALKSPAEIALIREACRWGDYAHALMQRALKIGSDEILVSHETSLQATRDMLGALGQRYVPKAREGLPANTMFIRGRNTANPHGLHQVGGVQAGDTLVTGAYGVVGGYESELERTMFVGDPTPEQERSFADMLAAQDAGMAALRPGRRCSEVEQEVRDVLEARGALPYVRHHTGHAFGMEGHEHPFLDLNDHTEIRPGMIFSVEPGIYVPGLGGFRHSDTLVITETGAERLSLYPRDLQSLIVPVHAG from the coding sequence ATGACGATGACTCCGCCTGATTCCAGGCCGGACTCGGCCCTGCTCGACATCTCGCCCCAGGAATACCGGGACCGGCGCGGTCGCCTGGCCCGCACGCTCCAGCAGGAAGGATACGGCGTGATGGTGGTATTCGGACCCACGCGGGTGTCCTACCTCACGGGATTTTATTTCGCCGCCACCGAGCGGCCGGTCGCGGCCATCATCACCGACGAGGGCGAATGCACTCTGTTCATTCCCTCGCTGGAAACCGGGCATGTGCAGCAGCAGTGCCCGGAGCTCGGCGAGGCGGTCATCTACCCCGAATATCCCGGCGGCGGCAGCGGCGAACATCCCCTGCAGACCCTGGGCCGGGAGCTGCGGGCGAGGTTTCCGCAGGCGCGCGCCCTCGCCGCCGACCTCGACGGCTACGAAGCGCGGTGGGGCTACCGCGGCCCCCGGCTGAGTCAGGTCGCCGGGGTACCGGTGCACGAGCGACTGGAACTCATTGACGACGCGCGGGCCCTGAAAAGCCCGGCCGAAATCGCCCTGATCCGCGAGGCGTGCCGCTGGGGAGACTACGCCCATGCCCTCATGCAGCGCGCCCTGAAGATCGGCAGCGACGAGATTCTGGTGTCTCACGAGACCAGTCTTCAGGCCACGCGGGACATGCTCGGCGCGCTGGGACAGCGGTACGTGCCCAAAGCGCGCGAGGGCCTGCCTGCCAACACCATGTTCATCCGCGGGCGCAACACCGCCAACCCGCACGGCCTGCACCAGGTGGGCGGCGTGCAGGCCGGCGACACGCTGGTCACGGGGGCCTACGGCGTGGTTGGAGGCTACGAAAGCGAGCTGGAACGCACGATGTTCGTCGGCGACCCCACCCCCGAACAGGAACGCAGTTTCGCCGACATGCTGGCGGCGCAGGACGCCGGTATGGCGGCCCTGCGCCCCGGCCGGCGGTGTTCCGAGGTCGAGCAGGAGGTCCGGGACGTTCTGGAGGCCAGGGGAGCGCTGCCCTATGTCCGCCATCACACCGGACACGCCTTCGGGATGGAAGGCCATGAGCATCCCTTTCTCGACCTCAACGACCACACCGAGATCCGGCCCGGCATGATCTTCTCGGTCGAACCAGGCATCTACGTGCCTGGCCTGGGCGGGTTCCGCCATTCCGACACGCTGGTCATCACCGAGACGGGTGCGGAACGGCTCAGCCTGTATCCCAGAGACCTCCAGAGTCTCATCGTGCCGGTGCACGCCGGCTGA
- a CDS encoding IclR family transcriptional regulator, which produces MSENVQSVERALDMVGTLVSAHRPLSVAELSQQMQLAPSTIHRILQTLLAKGYVHQDPVNKRYDIGPEIVEISRSLYLRYDLVRRVRPYLQELVDATGETAHLAELYGTTAMYLSQLEPLTMMRMFTTPGSVTPLTCSDVGKLFLADLPGNSVEMIVQKVGFIARTPHTIVSWGRLQAELQTVREQGYAEDDEERELGVRCLSAPLLNGAGKVIAALGVAGPSGRLTRERVPELSQQIRVIAQRAAHDLMLAPAQVLDPIAEVRLT; this is translated from the coding sequence ATGAGCGAGAACGTGCAAAGTGTCGAGCGGGCCCTCGACATGGTTGGCACTCTCGTCTCTGCGCACCGTCCGCTGAGCGTCGCGGAGCTGTCTCAGCAGATGCAGCTCGCCCCCAGCACGATCCACCGGATTCTCCAGACGCTCCTGGCCAAGGGGTACGTCCACCAGGACCCCGTGAACAAGCGCTACGACATCGGGCCCGAGATCGTCGAGATCTCGCGGTCGCTGTACCTGCGTTACGACCTCGTCCGGCGGGTGCGGCCCTACCTTCAGGAACTGGTCGACGCGACCGGCGAGACGGCCCACCTGGCCGAGCTCTACGGCACGACCGCCATGTACCTCAGCCAGCTTGAACCCCTCACCATGATGCGGATGTTCACCACGCCGGGCAGCGTCACGCCCCTGACCTGCTCGGACGTCGGCAAACTGTTCCTGGCCGACCTGCCGGGCAACAGCGTCGAAATGATCGTGCAGAAGGTCGGGTTCATCGCGCGCACCCCCCACACCATCGTGAGCTGGGGGCGCCTTCAGGCTGAGCTCCAGACTGTGCGGGAACAGGGCTACGCCGAGGACGACGAGGAACGCGAACTCGGGGTCCGCTGCCTGTCCGCGCCGCTGCTCAATGGAGCCGGCAAGGTCATCGCGGCCCTGGGCGTGGCCGGACCGTCGGGCCGGCTGACGCGGGAGCGCGTGCCCGAACTCAGCCAGCAGATCCGGGTCATCGCGCAGCGCGCCGCCCACGACCTGATGCTGGCCCCCGCCCAAGTGCTCGACCCCATAGCGGAGGTGCGGCTCACATGA